DNA from Rosa rugosa chromosome 6, drRosRugo1.1, whole genome shotgun sequence:
AAGATGTCCGAATCCTTTTTATTCTACGAGAGGTATCGGTAACAGATACTGTTCAAGAAAATGCTGTTCGAACCTGTCGGtatcgaggaaatatcgatggtctgaaaaatgaaaatttcgaTATCGATAAATTTTCGAAAGAAATGaaggaaattgagagaaaatcattgaaattttaagtgaaactttATGAACTActtatttgatcaattatctattatattggtaaaaaaaaaaaaaaaacaaacggtGAACAAGCTTCATTTTATAGTGAATTATAGTAATTTAGAGTAAATATTTGATGTTCAATTAGTAATCTATTCGATCAACAAACGTACtagtataaaataaaaaaagtgtaCAAGAAGTAAAATCAATCCTAGTCGAGTTGATTGGGGTTTTTTTGACTTGATATGGAAAGGGATAGAGGTTCGAAACCTGACTCTGTCAAGTTTTTCATTCTATTTTATTTGAGGAATATTCGCTAATATTCCCTAAAATTTCGGAAATATTGCACATTTTCGAAAATATCGCGGAATCCAAAATATCGCATGAAAATAATGTTGGTAGGCATCCAAAATAACGGAGTCTCAAAAAAACGAAAATTTCGCAGATATTTTGGCGAAATTATTGATTTTTTAGTCATTAATTGCTGGAAATAGAGGAACTGGTATGCAATTCTCTATCCATCAACATTTCTGTTGTTTGTACATGATTTGTTGCTTATAGTTATGTCTTCATTTTGTTGATTTGGGAGTGGCAAATGAAGTGAGAACCAGAAGATGGTGATTGTTGCTTGCAAAAACCAAGTCAAGCATTAGTTAGCTTCTCGCATTTAAAAACTTGTTTCAGTCCTCACTTCTTTTAGAATTGTGTCATTACATTGAAGTTATATTATAGTTTGTGGTCATTGAAGCATATATTTAGCGAGGCAATGTTTACATTATTCTCATTTGCTTTATTCACATAGAAGTGCTGCAACTGCGAGTTTACGGAAGCGAACAAGAAGAGCATTGCGAGACATATCAGTGATCAGCATCCCAAGCTTCCCATTCCAAAGCCACATGGGCATGGGAAGAAGCTCGCAGCTGATCATCTGTTGCCTAAGGATGAGAGAAACAAGAGCCTTATTGTTGTTTGTGGCGAATGCGGGCGCCGTTTCCTCAACCCCATTGCCCTAGATCAGCATAGCAGATCCAAGCATAGGTAGTTATATGAGTGAagcacaacacttttttttttattttaggaaaGCAAAATAAGGGCTAACTCATCGCTCTTAttcaaaattttattgataGAAGAAAAATAAGTACAAAAGGAAGTGGGGGACTAGGCCTAAACCACTTTCACGGGACAAATACAAAAAGAGAACAGATACAAAGTCCAACTATAATCAACAATCTtgctaaaaaaacaaaaatactaaTTACAGCGATAAGTAGTAAGCATACAAATCTCTTTACCATAAATCCCAATAACAAAGCTAGGCAACTTTCGCCACCAAATAGAACCAATGTTATTAGCACCATAATCTGCAAGCTTGTCAGCAAAAGCATTACCTTCTCTATAGATATGAGTTACCTTAAAATGTATATAAGATATGAAAACCATGCAATTTAACCATGCCACTTTCTGCTTCCAAGGAACCAAGTTAGGAGACTTGAAATAGTGCACCACAAGAGCGGAGTCCGTCTCAGCCAAATATTAGTCCAACCACATGCCATGGCTACATTAAGAGCTTCTATAATTGCTAGAATTTCCATCTCTATTGCACTTTGAGTTTGAGCAAAAAGTACGTATGTGTATTATTCGAACATTTTATCAAATAGTTCAttgaaaagttttttttttatcgggaaGTTAgtttagtaactcacacacccatgcagtggtatcccagcacCTGCACCGTCATTGCGGCGacagccagactaatccactgcaccgcagacgctcGAACCCAAatggtccctcaaatctgctagTCACGGGATGGAACtgagattcgaacgctagacctggggggttccagactaggccgttcgaccagcacaccacaccacgtggttgaaaagttcggcaaaatatttttaattaattaaataattaaattttttaattaaaaatattaatttatatttatttttgttcaataatatgGGTAAAATATGGAAGAAAATCGTGTATAATATGTGTATAATATTTTTAGCTTCAAAAGTAAGGAAGATTTAACGAGTCCTTTTAAAAAATACGAAGTTTGGAAGTACTTTTGAAAAAAACGTAAGTACGTGTTTTATTCGCGTATAATATGAAAAATTACTAACTATGCCCTTAAATGACCCATCAGTATTTACTTTTAGCCAACCAAACGGCGGAGGTTGCCAGCAGACCATGATAAATCTGGTGCCTTAAGCCATAATAGTGATAAACCAAGGCACTTGAAAATAGGCAAAGATCCCGAAGGGGTAGATCGGAGGGAGAAAAATACAATGACTCCGAGTCTTtgagagagagcaagaaaaaGTGTTTAAAATTAGGAAAAATGAAAGTACTACCCTCATACCGAATTTTATTTTGCTATGTCCAAGTGCACCAGATCGCATTGCATATAGTGAAGTACCACATCTTTTTGGCTGCAGAGTAAGTGAATCAAGCAACTCCCTTGAAAGAAAAGAACGATGAATCATCTGTGGTTGTAACAACAATGTAAACCAACTAAGCACCCACTTCCAAAAATCTTGCATCCATCTACAATTGAAGAATGGATGATCAAGAGATTCACTGTCAGTTCTACAAAAATCACATCTAGAGCAAAGTGAGTAGCCCTGCCTTTGTAATCTGTCATCAGAAGGTAATGGACTGATAAGCATCCGTAGCTGACATACGTCCTGTTGATGAGCATGACCAGATTGGTGTGTCTGGCATGTCATACAGAGGGAGTGAAATATTTAAAATATACACAGCTAAgtcagaaaaagaagaggagaagagCGCAGACAATGACCACTCTATATTATTAATATAATCACTTACTTTTTCTGTCAAGAAAGATGAGCACTCTATGTTTAAGCCCTGAGATGAGACCATATACATAGGACTAGGAGCCCAACCAATTATCAGTCCAGAAATGTATCGATCTCCCATCCCCCACAAGCCACTGATTTGTTTAGCAAGAATAAGTTAGCAGTGATTTGTTTAGCAAGAATAAATTTTTCAATCCCAGCCCGCCATGAGCAATAGGTGCACAACACTGATTCCAGGCCACCAAAGTATTACCTTTATTCATCAGGAGATCACCAGACCAAAAGAAATTTCTTGTCCAACCTTTAACTTTTGTCAACAACGGTTTAGGCCATTCATAAACTTGAAAACTGTAGATTAGCAAGCTTTGAATAATTGAAGTAATTAATTGGAGCCTTGCAGCTTGTGAAAGTTGTAGCCTTTTCCAAGATGATAACTTGCAACGTGCTTTATCTGCTATGGCATAGAAGAAATCTTGCTTAGGACATCCTTTGAAAATTGGAACTCCCAAGTACGTGAAAGGCAGGCTTCCTTCTTTGATGCCCAAAATACGACTAATAGAGTGCAGTCTTCTAGCTGCATATCTGCCTAGAAACAAAGAGGACTTTTGTTTATTAATAACCTGGTCAGAGTTACAGGCATATTCATTCAAGAATCCCATCAAATTTCTCAACTTTCGTGGGCAACCTTGCACAAAAACCATGATGTCATCTGCAAACAAGACATGTGAAGCGGGAGAATCTCTTCTCGGCGCCGCAATGCATGACAGTTTTTTCTTGGAGATCAATTGACTCAAACCTCTACTCGAGACTTCTTCAGCTAGCTAGACAGAAAAGCAGCAGATCGAGAGAGCGGATCTCCCTGTTGTACTCCTCTTGAGCATTCAAAGAAACCACAAGCTTGACCATTTACTAAGATAATTTGGCTGAATGTAAAATTTGGTTAATCCAATTAACAAAGATTTCATTGAAGCCAAAAGCGCGGAGGACTCTTGGCAAAAAATTCCAGTCCAAAGTGTCAAAAGCTTTTTACTTACATCAAACTTGACGGCAATATTGTTACCCCAATGACAACTTCTATCCAATAGGTTTATGAAGTCAAGGCAATAGGATCCACTATATTTCTTCCTTTAACAAAACCACTTTGATTTGGGGAGACAATCCTTGCAGCAATCAGACCCAATCTGTCAGCTAGAATTTTGGTGATTACCTTGAACACAAAATTAGCTAAAGCAATTGGCCTGTAGTCCGTAATTACATCTGCTTCTTCTTTCTTAGGGATAAAAATTATGGTGCTGGAACTGAGTGAAGCACAGCACTTTCTGAAATTGAGCTTGTTACAGAGATTGGCATGGTAGTGATTGAGGACTTGCAAACAAATTTTACTCTTACTGGTTTTGAAATATTGTACACGGCATGAGCTCACTTTTTTTCTTATTCCCTTGCAACTCTAGTAATGAGTGTTTGGCATGCACTGCAAAGAATGTCAACATTCGTAGTCGGATAGTTCTCTTAGATATGTGGTTGAATCCAATGGATATGCCTACTCAATTAGTTTTAGAAATTGGTCTGCTCTATCAtctatctacatatatatagccTCAATAGTACTTTGGATTGGATATCTCTCATCTCCGCAACCAATATTATGATCAATTTCATCAAAGCAAACACTCCAATACTAGCACGCATTTCTACAATTACAATCAAGGTACATAACACATAGTTGTCCTGATCCTTATTATAACATTCCATGCatgcttcaaagttcaaactaaaACCACACAAACAGTTAACAGTTTCATCAaaccagaggaagaagaaactcCTTGTCTTGCTCTAGCTTCTCCATAGCTCCAGCCTCCAAGCTTATCTCCACATCAATGCTCCTCCCTCCACTCTTCCCCTGGTACAAGTAAACCATCCCATCGAACCTATTATTCGACCCGCTTCGCACCCCCTCGGGTTTTCCCCACCCGAAATCCACCTCATAAACCTTGAACCTCGGCGAGCTCCCCACCGCCACGCAGTTCACTCCGGCGTCCTTGAACTCGAAGATCTTCGGGGCACTCTCCCATTCCTTGTTCCTCTGTTCAATGGCATTGGCATTGTGGGACTCAATGGCTTTCTGAATCACGCCCGCGCCGAACTCCGGCGGGTTGCCGGAGAGAAGTCCGGCGGCGGTGACGGTGAAGATTGCCTGGATGAGGTTGCCGAAGTAGCTGTCCGGCATTGGCGGGTCGACCCTTTTCCGGCAGTCGGCGAAGACGGTGAAGACGGTGTAGTCCTCCGGCTTGAGGCTTCGCGCCTTGGTGACGTGGCGCCAGATGTGGACGGAGAGGGACTGGAAGGTGGAGAACGGCTTTGAGCCGTCGGATGGGGGGTTGGCGTTGACTGTTGACTTGATCTTGTCGATGGCGGATTCGGAGAATTTGAAGACGCGCTCCCTGAGCTGTGGGGATGCGTTGCCGTTGGATGAGGCGCCGTTGGCGGTTCCGTTGCCGTTGGATGGAGGCGGAGAGAGGTCGAGCTTCACCCGCGTGTCTCGGACCTTGGTGCGTTCGAGGAAGGGCCGGGTCGAAATGGTGGGGCACCCGTTGCAGATCTCGGCCCAGGAGCTCATGAAGTGCCACGTGGCGGTGCCGTCAAGGATCGCATGGTTGAAGGCGCACCCTATTGCGATTCCATCTTTCAGCTTGGTTAGCTGCGTGACACCCAAATTCAATTGAAGGGTCATTAACAAAGAAGTTAAAgttactctaaaaaaaaaaaaaaaaaaaagttaaaataaagggaagaaggaaaaaaagctTGCATATTTCTCACATATGGATCTTCTAAGATTTTAGTGATTTTTAACTAATGATCATTTTGTCTAAAAGTGATGAGAAAACAGAGTcgtattttctttcttctacaTTAGGAAAGATGGAGAGAAATATAACTTATTGTGATCTGTTTTTTCCTTTCTTACATTAGGCAAAATTTGCGGGATTGGTGTAccctaatttatttatttatttatttatttattttttaaacccCACCTCATTCCCATCCTtaatggggctcgaactcctgacctcttatatatgagaccaaaaccttaccaccccaccaaacacacacacccactaGTGTACCCTAATTTAATTTAACAATCACTCTCACTATTTGAGTTAATCCTAAAAGCGCGTCTACAGGTCTATGAAGATTATGACTAATGATGTTGCTATTCAAAGATATAATGGAgtagaaagaaaacaaaaataaaaacaaattagAGGTTGCATGCATATTTATACTAGGCATTTAGAACCCATGCCACTACATGTGGCTGTGGGGGACTAAGTATCCAACTAAACCCTATTTTTACTCCTGTCATTTAGTGGATGTACATTATGGGAGTAATTTCGCCACAAAAAGTGGGTGAGATATTCAATGAGCACAAATCAGATTAGGGTTTAATCACATATAGAAGTAATTAACCAATAATTACCTGAACAGCTAACAAAGCCCTCTGCATGCCCTCCAAGTTCAAGACCAGACTATAAGGAATCAACTCCTTCAGAGAGCTAGTTCCTTCTTCAACCTCCAGATCAGCTATGCTAATCTCCTCCGCCACAGCCTCCACAACCTCCACGCCCTCCACGTCATCATCATACTCAACCCTAAACACTCCCTCCTCGTCTTTCCCGAGCCTCCCGGCCAGCTGGTAAAAATCGACCAGAACCACCCCAAGGCCCTCCTTGAGCTTCTTCACCATGTCCTCGAAGTCACTGCCCTTGTAAAACAGTAACTTCTGGTTGTAGTAAaaggccaggtaggggaggtcGAAGGTGACCAGCTGGCAATGATCCTTCTTCCCGAGCTTCTTGTTCGGCTTCACATGGGTTTTTCCGGTGAGTTTCACCTTGGGAGTTTCTGAAGCCATGGTTGAGATGGTGAGGAAGATCAAGGAGAGAAGTGTGAGGTGTGGTGAATGAGTgagggtttgagagagagagagagaggggagggTTATAAACAAGTTATTTTCCAGGTGTGTAGTTGGGTTGCAATTATGGATTTCATGCTAGGGGTTGTGATCCATTAATGCCCTTCTTTTATTTCACAGGCTGAACAATTATGTGGAGCCGCGGGGTGAGGTGGTACAGTAAATCCACTTTCAACATCCATTGCCTGGAAATTTGTGTTTGAGTTTTATCGCTGGAGATACTGGTGATCCAACACAGTTGCACTAGCTTAATTAATTCTGACTCAATTCGCTATCATTAGTTAGACTAAATTGTGTTGTACACTTAATAAACTGCTCTTAATATTCAATAATTTGTATCCAAGAATATTTGTTCATGAATTTGTTAGGTATTTGTCACGCTTCTAAATCTCCCAACCTTAAGTACGTATTTGGTATATATAATTGTTAATTGGGTTAAATTCATTTTATCTCCTTAAATTATACACTTAAAATCGCTTGTGTCTCCGATCATCTAATTTGATCACATATGCATTTATTCTCTCTAATATGATTAATCATAATCATTAATAAACTaattcttcatttcttcataaATTGATGCTGTTGCGACTACTCATAGTCAACTTTTAGCCTTGGCCATGTATATGTTGTGTTTCTTGCATGATTTAATGCCGAAAAATAGTTTGAGTGGGCAAAACTgtatgaagaaattgatgaattAGTTAACGATTGACTTAATCGATTAAATAGAGACTACGAGGGCACATGTGATTAAATTATAATTTTGAAAACACAAATGAAAAAATGTGTAAAGTTTAAAGATGTAAAATAATTTTACCTCTAATTAAATAATATTTCTTGGCACCTAATCTGAAAACTTTTGTGTTTATGATTGACTATACATCTACATTAAGAAAGGATGTACATGCTATCAATTAACGTCTTTGATGAACTTGGTTGGGGATAGTTGGTCATTTTATTAGAAACTTAATTAGTCTTACAGGGTCAATAATTAGTCTTATTATGCGATGGTGGTTGATCGCATAATAATGTGCAATTAAAATTTCCATGGACACTTGTGATACAGGCCttttaaattcaaattaatggacTTAATTTGGAAGCAGTACGTACTAGGGATGTGAGCAATCAATATGCAATTTAAGAACCAGCCATGGTTGAGCAAAGAAAGGTACTAAAAAGTGGCAATGGTAGATCGAACTGTAGAAAGAAATATGATGGATCATGGATGGTCCAAAATTTTGTTGAAATTCAGCAAAAAGTGTTGACACCGTCTCCTCAATCTCTATCCATGCATTTAAAACAGTTAATTAACTAACCAAGGAAGAAACTTGTGATCGTTTGCTATTTCATTTCACGCAAAAACTTGATATTTTAGTATTTCTATCTACCATATTGTTTTTAGTGGGACATTAATTTGAATCATCAGATTCGTCTAATTGGTCAGTCTATTAATTGTTACTTTTATAAGTTTAAAATAATTaaagaattttgtttttttatgtCCAAGCAGAAGGTGGTTGGTGATGCAAAATTTTAGTACCCTTGAATGTAATAGGTGGTGCAAGTGTGTCACATGGCAGGACCGCTAGCTCCctccaaaactttttttttttttttttaaacaaataagggtttaggcgatattagttcctcggaaACAGACGATGTAGGGAGcaagtcccaccctcaatcCTGAAGAAGAATGGTCtgccacactctgggaacccacgTACCGCCCGTCCCCCTActcatattttattaataaaacaaaaaaaggaaaaatacaaaaagagggggggggacataaacctTACCCCAGAAAACCAGAAAGTAAATAAAGCACAACTCTAATCAAGCATTACGTTGATAAGGAATGCCCATATCATCCCTAAGCAAGAAAGGAGACAGAGTAGATGGTGCGGTTGAGTACCAAACTAATGCAGTGGATGCCAAACCCATGTTTGTCAACCTATCAGAACAGAACATCAAACGGACCCTTAACCTCACATTATACCGAATTCATGCATGATGTCTTTTTTGTTAACATCAGACCATTTATGTATGCAATGTATTACGCATAATGGACAAGCACCTTTTCCGTTCATACCGATGCGTGATTAAGTAGCTCATTTTCAGATCAGATCGATAAGGACACCGTACGTTCATCGATATTTAACACCGATAAGAAGTTTAACTGTTTAGGTGCCAATCAATGGAATGCTTAGGTCCTGTCCGGTACTAAACTTTGGTTCATGAATCATATTATTTGATTTCCGATCCGTTCGGTTGATTTGCACTCTAACAAGTAGATGATACACTCGATCTAGCTAAGTAATTTCTCTGTATCGTTCGAATTTTATCCAATGTACGTTCTCGCAGGGATAACTCGCATAACTAGAACACTACGTAGTTGTTAGGGTTCATTTCTGACATTACCGTGCGGACAAGCATGATGGGAAGGGAttttagagaaagagaaaaggcAAGTCGCTTTTAATCGGTCGTCTGC
Protein-coding regions in this window:
- the LOC133716052 gene encoding BAHD acyltransferase DCR, whose amino-acid sequence is MASETPKVKLTGKTHVKPNKKLGKKDHCQLVTFDLPYLAFYYNQKLLFYKGSDFEDMVKKLKEGLGVVLVDFYQLAGRLGKDEEGVFRVEYDDDVEGVEVVEAVAEEISIADLEVEEGTSSLKELIPYSLVLNLEGMQRALLAVQLTKLKDGIAIGCAFNHAILDGTATWHFMSSWAEICNGCPTISTRPFLERTKVRDTRVKLDLSPPPSNGNGTANGASSNGNASPQLRERVFKFSESAIDKIKSTVNANPPSDGSKPFSTFQSLSVHIWRHVTKARSLKPEDYTVFTVFADCRKRVDPPMPDSYFGNLIQAIFTVTAAGLLSGNPPEFGAGVIQKAIESHNANAIEQRNKEWESAPKIFEFKDAGVNCVAVGSSPRFKVYEVDFGWGKPEGVRSGSNNRFDGMVYLYQGKSGGRSIDVEISLEAGAMEKLEQDKEFLLPLV